Proteins encoded in a region of the bacterium genome:
- a CDS encoding DoxX family protein, with amino-acid sequence MRDVLWTVQGLLALLFLFTSGIKLVMPLDALTQQMPLPGLFVRFIGVAEVLGALGLILPGLLRIRTSLTPLAAAGLVMVMLGATVFTLASGGGPLVLIPLAVGLLAAFVAYGRWRLVPHAESGRTRVEPARA; translated from the coding sequence ATGAGGGACGTGCTCTGGACCGTTCAAGGGCTCCTCGCGCTCCTGTTTCTGTTCACCAGCGGGATCAAGTTGGTGATGCCCCTCGATGCGCTGACGCAGCAGATGCCACTGCCGGGCCTGTTCGTACGGTTCATCGGGGTGGCCGAGGTACTCGGCGCGCTCGGTCTGATTCTTCCGGGTCTGCTGCGCATCCGTACGAGCCTGACACCGTTAGCCGCTGCTGGGCTGGTGATGGTCATGCTGGGTGCGACGGTGTTCACACTGGCCTCGGGCGGCGGGCCGTTGGTCTTGATCCCGCTGGCAGTGGGTCTCCTCGCGGCGTTCGTCGCCTACGGCCGCTGGCGACTGGTGCCGCACGCCGAGAGCGGCCGCACTCGCGTTGAACCTGCGAGGGCGTGA
- a CDS encoding DoxX family protein, with product MQLGTQTASGSKSRLWTGRIVSTVAVLFLLLDGALHVMMPAQVVQAFARLGYPVSLAPTLGILEIVCVVVYVFPRTSILGAILLTGYLGGATATQVRVGSPLFAEALFPVYIGVLIWGGLCLREDQLRVLIPLRR from the coding sequence ATGCAACTAGGCACTCAAACCGCTTCGGGCTCGAAGAGCAGGCTCTGGACCGGACGTATCGTCAGCACGGTGGCTGTACTGTTCCTGCTGCTCGACGGCGCTCTGCATGTGATGATGCCGGCGCAAGTGGTCCAGGCATTCGCGCGGCTCGGGTATCCTGTGAGCCTCGCTCCGACCTTAGGAATTCTCGAGATCGTGTGCGTGGTCGTCTATGTGTTTCCGCGCACGTCGATCCTCGGCGCCATCTTGCTGACGGGCTATCTTGGCGGCGCGACCGCTACCCAGGTGCGCGTTGGCAGTCCACTCTTTGCCGAAGCTCTCTTCCCTGTCTATATCGGCGTGCTAATCTGGGGAGGGCTTTGCTTGCGAGAAGACCAGCTGCGCGTGCTCATTCCTCTGCGGCGCTAG
- a CDS encoding N-acyl homoserine lactonase family protein, whose product MRLYIMQLGMNPDTGNPYPGYLIQTDDGTNILVDTGFGPKMVETSRRPDHQGPRVTEDDLVVNQLARLGVRPENIRYLVATHFDGDHAGYLAPFTAAEIVVQRRHYDTAQGGHPRFAGTREQWGDPRLRYRLVDGDTTLVPGVELIETSGHVPGHQSVLVRLPKTGPVLLAIDAMARALGDHTPETRPIGSYDLEAAGTRASTRKLVDLAARERVALIVYGHDPDEWKKLKKAPEFYE is encoded by the coding sequence ATGCGCCTGTACATCATGCAACTCGGGATGAATCCGGACACCGGCAATCCCTATCCGGGCTACCTGATCCAGACCGATGACGGGACGAACATCCTCGTGGATACCGGCTTTGGCCCTAAGATGGTCGAGACGAGCCGTCGGCCCGACCACCAAGGTCCCCGCGTCACCGAGGACGACCTCGTCGTCAATCAACTCGCGCGCCTGGGCGTCCGCCCGGAGAACATCCGTTACCTCGTCGCCACGCACTTCGATGGAGATCACGCGGGTTATCTCGCACCGTTTACCGCCGCGGAGATCGTCGTGCAGCGACGCCACTACGACACGGCGCAGGGCGGGCACCCGCGCTTCGCCGGCACGCGCGAGCAGTGGGGCGATCCTCGTCTGCGCTATCGCCTCGTCGACGGGGACACGACGTTGGTCCCCGGGGTCGAGTTGATCGAGACGAGCGGGCACGTGCCGGGACACCAGTCCGTGCTGGTACGCCTCCCCAAGACCGGCCCCGTGCTCCTGGCGATCGATGCGATGGCCCGCGCGCTGGGAGATCACACCCCGGAAACCCGGCCGATCGGATCCTACGACCTGGAAGCAGCGGGAACCAGGGCGAGCACTCGAAAGCTCGTGGACCTGGCCGCGCGCGAGCGGGTCGCACTCATCGTCTACGGACACGACCCGGATGAGTGGAAGAAGCTCAAGAAGGCGCCTGAGTTCTACGAATAG
- a CDS encoding acetamidase/formamidase family protein: MTEIIAIATPHGQFAYSPTAPPCATILPGVTVRVATRDPRSGALIVGPPGTFQPYPPPPGGRTNALTGPIRIEGAEPGDVLAVDVRDIALRPPGYMAASDAGLVVPRGRVGESLIGVVDVQDGHVVWREGLRIPCRPMVGEIGVADPSEPRSGAVGRFGGNMDHAVLGAGCRVYLPVFVPGALLYIGDVHAAMGDGELSGGGVEIAAEVTCTIGLVRHRSLLAPRMETADRVITVGWGRDFAVARGMVVEDMLRILETRLGMRAVEALMWISAAGDLRVGQACGSMDMTLRLQMPKRWPQLTAAP, encoded by the coding sequence ATGACAGAGATCATCGCGATCGCGACACCGCACGGGCAGTTTGCCTACTCGCCGACCGCACCGCCGTGTGCAACGATCCTCCCCGGTGTAACCGTGCGCGTGGCGACGCGCGACCCACGATCGGGCGCTCTCATCGTCGGACCGCCGGGGACGTTTCAGCCGTATCCCCCACCGCCCGGAGGTCGCACGAACGCCCTCACCGGGCCGATCCGCATCGAGGGTGCCGAGCCCGGCGACGTGCTCGCGGTCGACGTGCGTGACATTGCGCTCCGGCCTCCCGGATACATGGCCGCGAGCGACGCCGGGTTGGTCGTGCCCAGGGGCCGTGTGGGTGAGTCGCTCATCGGCGTTGTGGACGTCCAGGACGGGCACGTGGTGTGGCGCGAGGGTCTCCGGATTCCGTGTCGCCCGATGGTGGGGGAGATCGGCGTGGCCGATCCCTCGGAACCGCGTTCCGGCGCCGTCGGCCGCTTCGGGGGGAACATGGACCACGCGGTGCTCGGCGCGGGATGCCGCGTCTATCTGCCGGTGTTCGTGCCGGGCGCGTTGCTTTACATCGGCGACGTACACGCGGCGATGGGTGACGGCGAATTGAGCGGCGGCGGCGTGGAGATCGCGGCGGAAGTCACGTGCACGATCGGTCTGGTCCGGCACCGATCGCTGCTGGCCCCGCGCATGGAGACGGCCGACCGCGTAATCACCGTGGGGTGGGGCCGCGACTTCGCCGTGGCCCGCGGCATGGTGGTAGAGGACATGCTGAGGATTCTCGAGACCCGCCTCGGGATGCGGGCCGTGGAGGCGCTGATGTGGATCTCGGCCGCCGGCGACCTGCGCGTCGGGCAGGCGTGCGGCTCCATGGACATGACACTCAGGCTGCAGATGCCGAAACGGTGGCCCCAGTTGACGGCCGCGCCGTGA
- a CDS encoding sigma-70 family RNA polymerase sigma factor, whose protein sequence is MIQPQTHEARSLTAEVAVVRGGHGGGDLVRMYLDEIGRVPLLSPADEVELAKRVERGDAEARRHLVEANLRLVVSLARRYAGSDVPLSDLIQEGNLGLMQAVDRFDWRRGYRFATYATWWIRQALMRARGDQSRQIRIPVYMALEVNKLSRLQQRMAQELGREPSLDEIEQVMDKPVEPVWKVQQIARAPISLETPIEDEGEGSLGDLIEDATAPDPMETAFASVLKAHLADLLDALPPRQRKVLVVRFGLDDNQPRTLEEVAKAFGVTRERARQLELKALSKLRRLSEKRSLRDFTS, encoded by the coding sequence ATGATCCAACCACAGACACACGAGGCGCGGTCGCTGACAGCGGAGGTTGCGGTAGTGCGGGGTGGACACGGTGGCGGCGATCTTGTTCGGATGTATCTCGACGAAATCGGACGGGTGCCGCTGCTCAGTCCGGCAGACGAGGTGGAACTGGCCAAACGGGTGGAACGCGGCGACGCGGAGGCCAGGCGGCACCTCGTGGAAGCGAACCTCCGGCTCGTCGTCAGCCTTGCCCGGAGGTACGCCGGATCCGACGTCCCGCTGTCGGATCTCATCCAGGAAGGCAACCTCGGGCTCATGCAGGCGGTCGACCGGTTCGACTGGCGGCGCGGCTACCGGTTCGCGACATACGCCACATGGTGGATCCGTCAGGCGCTGATGCGGGCCCGCGGCGACCAGTCGCGCCAGATTCGCATCCCCGTCTACATGGCGCTCGAGGTCAACAAGCTGTCGCGGCTCCAGCAGCGCATGGCGCAGGAACTGGGACGGGAACCGAGCCTGGACGAGATCGAGCAGGTCATGGACAAGCCGGTCGAGCCGGTGTGGAAGGTGCAGCAGATCGCCCGCGCGCCGATCTCGCTGGAAACGCCGATCGAGGACGAGGGGGAGGGCTCCCTCGGCGACCTGATCGAGGACGCCACCGCGCCCGATCCGATGGAAACGGCGTTCGCCTCGGTGCTCAAGGCGCACCTCGCGGACCTCCTGGACGCGCTCCCGCCCCGGCAGCGCAAGGTGCTCGTCGTGCGGTTCGGCCTGGACGACAACCAACCGCGCACGCTCGAGGAGGTCGCGAAGGCGTTCGGTGTGACGCGGGAGCGGGCACGGCAGTTGGAGCTGAAGGCGTTGAGCAAGCTGCGGCGCCTAAGCGAGAAGCGGTCCCTGAGAGACTTCACGTCATGA
- a CDS encoding Crp/Fnr family transcriptional regulator produces MSRDLLAQVPLLAQLGPTAMDDVAALMRRHRYAAGDVVFHQGDPGTALYIVEEGEVKIVLGSSDGKEVILRLLGRGDFLGELALLDGEPRSAEAVATLPTTLLILPREAFVAFVTEHPQAALVLLTTLSRRLRGADNRMHDAVFLDVRTRLVKVLVDLAETRGQPDPRGVLIASRLTQGDLAGMVGATRESVNKWLRYYVERGLILHERQRLTVVDLKRLRAELS; encoded by the coding sequence TTGAGTCGAGACCTGCTCGCACAGGTCCCTCTCCTGGCGCAGCTCGGCCCGACGGCGATGGACGACGTCGCGGCCCTCATGCGGCGGCACCGCTACGCCGCGGGCGACGTGGTCTTCCACCAGGGCGATCCCGGAACCGCACTCTACATCGTCGAGGAGGGCGAGGTCAAGATCGTCCTCGGCTCATCGGACGGCAAGGAGGTCATCCTCCGGCTGCTCGGCCGCGGGGACTTCCTCGGGGAGCTTGCGCTCCTGGACGGCGAACCTCGGTCGGCCGAGGCCGTGGCGACGCTCCCGACCACGTTGCTCATTCTGCCACGCGAGGCGTTTGTGGCGTTTGTGACCGAGCATCCGCAGGCCGCGCTCGTGCTCCTCACGACGCTCAGCCGGCGCCTGCGGGGCGCGGACAATCGCATGCACGACGCGGTGTTCCTCGACGTGCGCACCCGGCTGGTCAAAGTCCTCGTCGACCTGGCCGAGACCCGGGGCCAGCCCGACCCCCGGGGCGTCCTGATCGCGTCCCGGCTCACGCAGGGCGATCTCGCCGGCATGGTCGGGGCGACGCGGGAGAGCGTCAACAAGTGGCTGCGCTACTACGTCGAACGAGGGTTGATCCTCCACGAACGCCAGCGCCTGACCGTGGTGGATCTCAAGCGGTTGCGCGCCGAGTTGTCCTGA